A single genomic interval of Ketobacter sp. MCCC 1A13808 harbors:
- a CDS encoding iron-containing alcohol dehydrogenase, with product MQAFTFSTTKTIINEPGSAKRLGELCQQYSAKSVLIVTDPGIIKVGLLDTVLPSFESADVQVSLFTEVEPDPSDTTVLSAVKSAKDNAADLVIGFGGGSSMDVAKLVAILSHPGCTQTLPDMYGVGNAKEPRLPLIQVPTTAGTGSEVTPIAIVTTGETTKAGVVSPVLQPDIALLDAELTLGLPPQVTAATGVDAMVHAIEAYTSVHKKNPISDMLALQALKLLSRNLLTVVEDGKNVEARANMLLGALLAGQAFANAPVAAVHALAYPLGGHFHIPHGLSNSLVLPHVMRFNASEASVHYAELAPIIMGDQFQAGPHDEVTDRLIQHIESLIKTVALPNRLRDCNVPQDFIGRLASDAMLQQRLLVNNPKQVTEQDALAIYQAAF from the coding sequence ATGCAGGCATTCACCTTCAGCACCACCAAAACCATTATAAATGAACCTGGCAGCGCCAAGCGGCTGGGCGAGCTGTGCCAACAATACAGCGCAAAATCCGTTCTTATCGTCACCGACCCGGGCATCATAAAAGTCGGCTTACTGGACACAGTGCTGCCCAGCTTTGAAAGCGCCGATGTTCAAGTCTCCCTGTTCACGGAAGTCGAGCCTGACCCGTCCGATACCACTGTTCTTAGTGCCGTCAAGAGTGCAAAAGACAACGCAGCAGACCTGGTGATCGGCTTTGGCGGCGGCAGCTCTATGGACGTTGCCAAGCTGGTCGCGATCTTGTCTCACCCCGGGTGTACGCAGACGTTGCCGGATATGTACGGCGTCGGCAATGCCAAAGAACCTCGCCTGCCCCTGATTCAGGTGCCCACTACAGCAGGCACCGGTTCCGAGGTGACGCCTATTGCCATCGTAACCACCGGGGAAACCACAAAAGCCGGCGTCGTTTCCCCGGTATTACAACCCGATATCGCCTTGCTCGATGCAGAGCTGACCCTGGGTCTGCCGCCACAGGTCACTGCCGCCACCGGCGTCGATGCCATGGTGCATGCGATTGAAGCGTACACCAGCGTGCATAAAAAGAACCCGATCTCGGACATGCTGGCGCTGCAGGCACTGAAGCTACTGTCGCGCAATTTGCTGACCGTGGTTGAGGATGGCAAAAATGTCGAAGCCCGCGCCAATATGCTGCTAGGTGCACTGCTGGCCGGACAAGCGTTTGCAAACGCACCGGTTGCTGCCGTACACGCCCTGGCCTACCCCTTGGGTGGCCATTTCCACATTCCCCACGGACTAAGCAATTCATTAGTATTGCCCCATGTGATGCGATTTAATGCATCGGAAGCATCCGTTCATTATGCCGAATTAGCGCCTATCATCATGGGCGATCAATTTCAGGCGGGGCCGCACGATGAAGTCACTGACCGTTTAATTCAGCATATTGAATCCCTCATCAAGACGGTCGCATTGCCCAACCGCTTACGGGATTGCAATGTACCGCAAGACTTTATCGGTCGCCTGGCCTCAGATGCTATGTTGCAGCAACGCTTACTGGTGAATAATCCGAAACAGGTAACCGAGCAGGATGCACTGGCTATCTATCAAGCTGCATTCTGA
- a CDS encoding acyl-CoA thioesterase, with product MTEHKPISRSDYKIFYPISTRWMDNDIYGHVNNVTYYSYFDSAVNQYLIERGGLDIHNAPVVGYVVNSSCNYLSGIAYPEKIEAGLRVIKLGNSSVTYGVGIFREGEESACAFGDFIHVFVNRAENRSVPIPDQIRSALQELLITQ from the coding sequence ATGACTGAGCATAAACCGATTTCCCGCAGCGACTATAAAATCTTCTATCCCATCAGTACACGCTGGATGGATAACGATATTTATGGTCACGTGAACAACGTGACTTACTACTCTTATTTTGACTCCGCAGTGAATCAATACCTGATTGAACGGGGCGGCCTGGATATACATAACGCACCGGTAGTGGGTTATGTGGTAAATTCCAGTTGTAACTATTTATCCGGAATCGCTTATCCCGAAAAAATAGAGGCAGGACTACGGGTGATTAAGCTGGGCAACAGCTCCGTCACATATGGGGTCGGGATTTTTCGTGAGGGCGAAGAAAGCGCTTGTGCATTCGGAGATTTTATACATGTTTTTGTCAACCGTGCTGAGAACCGATCGGTGCCAATCCCTGACCAGATTCGAAGTGCGCTGCAAGAGCTACTGATTACGCAATAG
- a CDS encoding aldehyde dehydrogenase family protein, whose protein sequence is MLKQEYPYYLANEAVYANQDLKVYDKFSGELATAVPLASPDVLDQAIAAACDAAEPMRKMAMYERQAVLEHCVTRFRERFDELAYALCVEAGKPINDAKGEVTRLIDTFKIAAEEVSRQYGETIPLDISARAKGYSGMTKRVPIGPCAFISPFNFPLNLAAHKVAPAIAAGCPFVLKPASLTPIGAILIGEILAETDLPKGAFSILPCRRDSADMLTEDDRLKLLSFTGSPDVGWALKARAGKKPVILELGGNAACVVDKDWDIDDAVARIIFGAFYQSGQSCIGVQRIYIHADVYDTFKEKLVAKAKALKSGDPKDPQTFIGPMISEGEASRLHGWINEAIADGATLLCGGDCEGNMLQATLLENVNSTQKVCAEEAFGPVAVLEKFDDFDNVIKSINDSKFGLQAGVFTKDIYHAHKAWDELEVGGVVIGDIPSWRVDHMPYGGVKDSGLGREGIRWAMHDMTELRLMVLRNPNP, encoded by the coding sequence ATGTTAAAACAAGAGTATCCTTATTATCTGGCTAATGAAGCGGTCTATGCTAACCAGGATCTGAAAGTGTACGACAAATTCAGCGGCGAACTGGCGACGGCCGTACCGCTGGCCTCACCGGACGTATTGGATCAGGCCATCGCTGCCGCCTGCGATGCAGCAGAGCCCATGCGAAAGATGGCAATGTACGAACGACAGGCGGTACTGGAACACTGTGTAACCCGTTTCCGGGAACGTTTTGATGAGCTGGCTTACGCTCTGTGTGTCGAAGCGGGCAAACCAATCAATGATGCCAAAGGTGAAGTCACCCGCTTAATTGACACCTTTAAAATCGCAGCAGAAGAAGTGTCCCGCCAATACGGTGAAACCATTCCCCTGGACATCAGTGCCCGGGCCAAGGGCTACAGCGGCATGACTAAACGAGTGCCGATCGGACCCTGCGCCTTTATCAGCCCGTTTAATTTCCCGCTCAACCTGGCAGCTCACAAAGTTGCACCGGCGATTGCGGCCGGTTGCCCGTTTGTTCTGAAGCCCGCAAGTTTGACGCCTATCGGTGCCATTCTGATTGGTGAAATTCTTGCCGAAACCGACTTACCGAAAGGCGCGTTTTCGATTCTGCCCTGTCGTCGTGACAGTGCTGATATGCTGACCGAAGACGACCGTCTGAAATTACTGAGCTTCACCGGATCACCGGATGTGGGCTGGGCACTAAAAGCCCGTGCCGGTAAAAAACCGGTCATTCTGGAACTGGGTGGCAATGCGGCGTGTGTCGTCGACAAAGACTGGGATATTGACGATGCGGTGGCCCGAATTATTTTTGGTGCCTTTTATCAATCCGGACAGAGCTGCATCGGCGTTCAACGCATTTATATTCATGCGGATGTGTATGACACCTTCAAAGAAAAGCTGGTAGCAAAAGCAAAAGCATTAAAAAGCGGTGACCCGAAAGACCCGCAAACCTTCATCGGCCCGATGATCAGCGAGGGTGAAGCGTCCCGCTTACACGGTTGGATCAACGAAGCGATCGCCGATGGTGCCACGTTATTATGTGGTGGTGATTGTGAAGGCAACATGCTGCAAGCGACCCTGCTTGAAAATGTCAATTCAACGCAGAAAGTCTGTGCCGAAGAAGCGTTCGGACCGGTTGCGGTGTTGGAAAAATTCGATGATTTCGACAACGTCATCAAGTCCATTAATGACAGCAAATTCGGTTTGCAGGCAGGTGTCTTTACCAAAGACATTTACCATGCACACAAAGCCTGGGACGAATTGGAAGTGGGTGGAGTCGTAATCGGTGATATTCCCTCCTGGCGAGTTGATCACATGCCTTATGGTGGCGTGAAAGACAGCGGTCTCGGTCGCGAAGGTATTCGCTGGGCAATGCACGATATGACGGAATTGCGTTTGATGGTGCTACGAAACCCGAACCCCTAA
- a CDS encoding efflux RND transporter periplasmic adaptor subunit — MPPPEVLVEEVVAKRIVVKTELPGRVQALRTAEVRARVEGIIQERLFTEGSEVKAGTKLFQIDPATLQADLDAAKANLARAEADQTQAKLKERRFRDLLKKKAVSQQQFDEAYALLKQAEADVAGTKAAMARAKIDLEYATVKAPITGRIGRALVTEGALVGKSEATHLATIEQLDPLYVNFTQSSTQILRFRQSEAGQEMMQKDPTVSVLLETGTLYSHTGKLLFSEMTVDPSTGEILIRAEVPNPERMLLPGMFVRVILAQAEYKHALTIPQKALVRSVKGDMVMSVLPDGKVVPLPVITGIAQDDRWIIRSGLKGGELIIIEGLQKAQPGATVRTVTAESEAQPDAAALPGE; from the coding sequence ATGCCACCCCCTGAAGTGCTAGTGGAAGAGGTCGTGGCAAAGCGCATTGTCGTTAAAACCGAACTGCCTGGCCGTGTGCAGGCATTGCGAACCGCCGAGGTGCGTGCGCGGGTTGAAGGCATCATACAGGAACGACTATTCACTGAGGGCAGTGAAGTGAAAGCCGGCACCAAATTATTCCAGATCGATCCCGCCACGTTACAAGCCGATCTGGATGCCGCCAAAGCCAATCTGGCGCGGGCAGAAGCGGATCAGACACAAGCAAAATTAAAAGAAAGACGGTTTCGCGATTTGTTGAAGAAAAAAGCCGTCAGCCAGCAACAGTTCGATGAAGCCTACGCCCTGTTAAAACAAGCGGAAGCCGATGTCGCCGGTACCAAAGCAGCCATGGCCCGCGCCAAAATAGACCTGGAGTACGCCACGGTGAAAGCTCCAATTACCGGTCGCATCGGACGAGCCCTCGTCACTGAAGGCGCGTTGGTCGGAAAAAGCGAAGCCACGCATCTGGCCACGATTGAACAACTGGATCCGCTCTATGTGAACTTTACGCAGTCCAGCACTCAAATTTTACGTTTCCGGCAATCGGAAGCCGGCCAGGAAATGATGCAGAAAGACCCGACCGTATCGGTGTTGCTGGAAACCGGCACACTTTACAGCCATACGGGTAAATTATTGTTCTCTGAAATGACGGTGGATCCCAGCACCGGTGAGATTCTGATTCGTGCCGAGGTGCCCAATCCCGAACGCATGCTGCTGCCGGGCATGTTTGTTCGCGTCATCCTGGCTCAGGCAGAATACAAACATGCCCTCACCATACCGCAGAAAGCGTTGGTGCGTTCGGTAAAAGGCGATATGGTGATGTCGGTATTACCGGATGGCAAGGTGGTGCCTCTCCCCGTCATTACCGGCATCGCACAAGACGATCGCTGGATCATCCGTAGCGGATTAAAAGGGGGTGAACTGATTATTATCGAAGGCCTGCAAAAAGCGCAGCCCGGTGCCACAGTCAGAACCGTTACCGCAGAAAGCGAAGCACAACCCGATGCAGCGGCCCTTCCAGGAGAATAA
- a CDS encoding efflux RND transporter permease subunit: MARFFIDRPRFACVIALIILLGGVLSIGNLPVAQYPNIAPPSIKVSASYPGASAQTLEETVTAVIEQEMNGIEGLQSISSDSSASGSANITITFASGTDTNIAQVEVNNRVKRVEARLPEQVRRQGLRVDKATRNYMMIITLSSNDGSMDAIALGNYVNNHIIDEIRRVKGVGEAEVFGTQYAMRIWLDPIKLTAFSLTPGDVVSAVQTQNVQVAAGELGGLPSNVGQMLNATVVTDSRLSTVKDFENVLLKVNATGSSVRLGDVARVELGGESYASSAFANGQPAAAMGIKLSPTGNAVETNALIVERMQQLAQFFPAGMVWDSPYDTTAFVRISITEVIHTLLEAVFLVFLVMLLFLQNLRATLIPTIVVPVALMGAFIGLNLFGFSINVLTLFGLVLGIGILVDDAIVVVENVERIMREERLSPLEATRKAMRQITGAIVGITTVLVAVFIPMAFFSGSVGAIYRQFSLALITSILFSAFLALSLTPALCATLLKPHGEDHKGFFGWFNRMFDHSNNGYQKGVSYMVKRIGRFMLIYLIIVGGVTFFAFRLPTSFLPQEDQGYFITIVQLPSGATQERTIKVLRTMENYYLKNDPNVEKIVSIAGFSFFGTGQNAGIAFVRLKDWSERKRPDQHVEAVIGRAWGALSSVRDAVIFPLNPPSIPELGTATGFEFQLKEIGGQGHAALTDARNMLLGMAMQEKKLIGVRPEGMEDTSQLRVDVDREKAGALGISINEINTTLGIALGSSYINDFVNKGQVQKVIVQADAYGRMLPENIMQLRVRNNEGNMVPFSAFADAEWIMGSPRLTRYNGSPSMKIGGQAAAGVSSGEAMDVMARLASKLPTGFTYEWSGQSYEEIVSEAQAPALFMLSLLVVFLCLAALYESWSIPVGVILAVPLGVLGCLAAVYIRGMPNDVFFKIGLITIIGLAAKNAILIIEFAKDEELRGVDMMTATIDACRMRLRPILMTSLAFTFGVVPLAISSGAGAASRQAIGTGVVGGMIAATFLAILFVPVFYIAVRKWMMRSKPIPRH, translated from the coding sequence ATGGCGCGATTTTTTATCGACCGGCCGCGTTTTGCCTGTGTTATTGCGCTCATTATCCTGTTGGGTGGCGTGTTGTCCATCGGCAACCTGCCAGTGGCGCAGTATCCGAACATTGCGCCGCCTTCAATCAAGGTTTCCGCTAGTTACCCCGGCGCTTCGGCACAAACCCTGGAAGAAACCGTCACCGCGGTCATCGAACAAGAGATGAATGGCATTGAGGGTCTGCAATCCATCAGCTCGGACAGCAGTGCCAGCGGTTCAGCCAATATCACCATCACCTTCGCCTCCGGCACCGATACCAATATTGCACAGGTAGAAGTGAACAACCGGGTCAAACGGGTAGAAGCGCGCTTACCGGAGCAAGTGCGGCGCCAGGGCTTGCGAGTGGATAAGGCCACCCGCAATTACATGATGATTATTACCCTCAGCTCCAACGACGGTAGCATGGATGCCATCGCGCTGGGCAACTACGTGAACAACCACATCATTGACGAAATCCGGCGCGTGAAAGGGGTCGGCGAAGCAGAAGTGTTCGGCACTCAGTACGCCATGCGCATCTGGCTGGACCCGATTAAATTGACCGCTTTTTCCCTTACGCCCGGCGACGTTGTCAGTGCGGTGCAAACTCAAAACGTGCAGGTTGCAGCGGGCGAACTGGGCGGTCTGCCCTCCAACGTCGGACAAATGCTGAACGCCACCGTGGTCACAGACAGCCGGCTGAGCACGGTTAAGGACTTTGAAAATGTCCTGTTAAAAGTCAACGCCACCGGTTCCAGCGTGCGCCTGGGCGATGTAGCACGGGTTGAACTCGGCGGTGAAAGCTATGCCTCCTCCGCCTTCGCCAACGGCCAGCCGGCCGCCGCGATGGGCATCAAGCTATCGCCCACCGGCAATGCCGTCGAAACCAACGCCCTGATCGTTGAACGCATGCAACAGTTAGCACAATTTTTTCCCGCGGGAATGGTATGGGACAGTCCTTATGACACTACCGCCTTCGTACGTATTTCCATCACCGAAGTGATTCACACCCTGCTGGAAGCGGTGTTTCTGGTGTTTCTGGTTATGCTGCTATTCCTGCAAAATCTGCGCGCCACGCTGATACCCACTATTGTGGTGCCGGTGGCCTTGATGGGGGCGTTTATCGGCCTGAATTTATTCGGTTTCTCCATCAACGTGCTGACGCTGTTCGGGCTGGTACTGGGCATTGGTATTCTGGTGGACGATGCCATCGTGGTGGTGGAAAACGTAGAACGCATCATGCGCGAGGAACGGTTATCCCCACTCGAAGCGACCCGCAAGGCCATGCGCCAGATCACCGGGGCTATCGTCGGTATCACCACCGTATTGGTGGCTGTTTTCATTCCCATGGCCTTTTTCTCGGGCTCTGTGGGGGCGATCTACCGTCAATTTTCCCTGGCACTGATCACCTCAATTTTGTTTTCTGCATTTCTCGCTCTGAGCCTGACACCAGCGCTCTGTGCTACCTTGCTCAAACCCCATGGTGAGGATCACAAAGGCTTCTTTGGCTGGTTCAACCGGATGTTTGATCATTCCAATAACGGCTATCAGAAAGGCGTGTCCTACATGGTGAAGCGGATTGGCCGCTTTATGCTGATCTATCTGATTATAGTGGGGGGTGTCACCTTCTTCGCGTTCCGCTTACCCACATCCTTTTTGCCGCAAGAAGATCAGGGCTATTTTATTACCATCGTACAGCTGCCTTCCGGTGCCACCCAGGAACGAACCATCAAGGTTCTGCGCACCATGGAAAATTATTATCTGAAGAACGATCCCAATGTCGAAAAGATTGTGTCCATCGCCGGTTTTAGCTTTTTCGGCACCGGGCAAAATGCCGGAATCGCCTTCGTACGACTGAAAGACTGGAGCGAACGCAAGCGACCGGACCAGCACGTGGAAGCCGTTATCGGCCGCGCCTGGGGCGCCTTGTCCAGCGTACGCGATGCGGTCATTTTCCCGCTTAACCCCCCTTCCATACCGGAACTGGGCACCGCCACCGGCTTCGAGTTCCAGCTCAAAGAAATTGGCGGGCAGGGCCACGCTGCGCTGACCGACGCCCGCAACATGTTGCTGGGTATGGCCATGCAGGAGAAAAAACTGATTGGGGTGCGTCCGGAAGGCATGGAAGACACCTCACAGTTACGCGTCGATGTCGACCGCGAAAAAGCCGGAGCACTGGGGATTTCCATCAACGAAATCAATACCACCCTGGGCATAGCTCTTGGCTCTAGCTACATCAACGATTTTGTAAATAAAGGACAAGTCCAGAAAGTCATTGTACAGGCAGACGCCTATGGCCGTATGCTGCCGGAAAACATCATGCAGCTCAGGGTGCGCAACAACGAAGGCAACATGGTGCCCTTTTCGGCCTTTGCCGATGCGGAGTGGATCATGGGTTCGCCGCGGTTAACCCGCTACAATGGCTCACCCTCCATGAAAATCGGCGGACAGGCTGCAGCGGGAGTGAGTTCCGGCGAAGCGATGGACGTAATGGCGCGACTGGCGAGTAAGTTACCGACCGGTTTCACCTACGAATGGTCCGGGCAATCCTATGAAGAGATTGTCTCCGAAGCTCAGGCTCCGGCACTGTTCATGTTGTCGTTACTGGTGGTCTTTTTGTGTCTGGCTGCATTATATGAAAGCTGGTCCATACCGGTCGGGGTCATCCTGGCCGTTCCCCTCGGGGTGTTGGGCTGTTTGGCCGCAGTGTATATCAGAGGCATGCCCAACGATGTTTTTTTCAAAATCGGTCTGATCACCATCATCGGACTGGCAGCAAAAAACGCCATTCTGATCATTGAGTTCGCAAAAGATGAAGAATTGCGCGGTGTCGATATGATGACCGCCACCATCGACGCCTGCCGCATGCGCCTGCGCCCGATCCTGATGACCTCGCTGGCGTTCACCTTTGGCGTCGTACCCCTGGCAATCAGTTCCGGTGCCGGAGCAGCCAGCAGGCAAGCCATCGGTACCGGCGTCGTCGGTGGCATGATTGCCGCCACCTTTCTGGCTATCTTGTTTGTGCCGGTTTTCTATATTGCGGTTCGCAAATGGATGATGCGATCAAAACCCATTCCGCGACATTAA
- a CDS encoding DEAD/DEAH box helicase: MSFTTLGLSAPILQAVAEQGYSEPSPIQAQAIPAVLEGRDVMAAAQTGTGKTAGFTLPILEILARGERAKPNQARALILTPTRELAAQVGASVATYGEYLPLRSAVVFGGVKINPQMMKLRNGVDILVATPGRLLDLYQQNAVRFNHLEVLVLDEADRMLDMGFIHDIRKIINYLPKQRQNLMFSATFSNDIRQLAKGIVNNPAEISVSPANTTANSVEQWVYPTDKKKKAGLLAELTRKNGWDQVLVFTKTKRGANQLTTFLESEGITALAIHGNKSQGARTKALANFKDGKVRVLVATDIAARGLDIDQLPQVVNFELPNVPEDYVHRIGRTGRAGATGHAISLVCADEADLLFDIERLIKRNLDRKLVEGFEPVRDIGESRPLRPHGRSNKPKKPKKPRPTERLAEQGNSRAPKNSGTAEQKNNRHNQRRKASGNSTGGAAADGTGKPFSKRGKPSAKPGNKPPAKPNNSRKPASTIKAGPYANLKK; encoded by the coding sequence ATGAGTTTTACCACCCTGGGTTTATCCGCCCCCATTTTGCAAGCCGTTGCCGAACAAGGCTATTCAGAGCCTTCGCCGATCCAAGCTCAGGCCATACCCGCCGTGCTGGAAGGTCGTGACGTGATGGCTGCAGCCCAGACCGGTACCGGTAAGACCGCCGGCTTTACCCTGCCGATATTGGAAATCCTCGCACGCGGGGAACGCGCCAAGCCCAATCAGGCCAGAGCACTGATACTGACACCCACCCGCGAATTGGCCGCCCAGGTCGGCGCCAGTGTTGCCACCTATGGTGAATATTTACCGCTGCGCTCAGCGGTTGTGTTCGGGGGAGTCAAGATCAATCCGCAAATGATGAAACTGCGCAATGGCGTGGATATCCTGGTGGCCACGCCTGGGCGCCTACTCGATTTGTATCAACAAAATGCTGTGCGATTCAATCACTTGGAAGTACTGGTGCTGGACGAAGCTGACCGCATGCTGGATATGGGCTTTATCCACGATATCCGCAAGATCATCAACTATCTGCCAAAACAACGCCAGAACCTGATGTTCTCTGCCACTTTCTCCAACGATATCCGCCAATTAGCCAAAGGCATTGTTAATAACCCTGCGGAAATTTCGGTCAGCCCCGCCAACACGACTGCAAACTCCGTGGAGCAGTGGGTATACCCTACCGATAAAAAGAAAAAAGCAGGCCTATTAGCAGAACTGACCCGCAAAAACGGATGGGATCAGGTGCTGGTATTCACCAAAACCAAACGTGGCGCAAACCAACTGACCACCTTTCTGGAATCCGAAGGTATCACCGCCCTGGCGATTCATGGCAACAAGAGCCAGGGCGCCCGTACCAAAGCACTGGCGAATTTTAAAGACGGTAAAGTCCGTGTTCTGGTGGCTACGGATATCGCTGCCCGCGGACTGGATATCGACCAATTGCCTCAGGTAGTCAATTTTGAATTACCCAACGTACCGGAAGACTACGTTCATCGCATAGGCCGTACCGGGCGCGCCGGGGCGACCGGGCACGCTATTTCATTGGTGTGCGCCGACGAAGCTGACCTGTTATTTGATATTGAGCGACTAATCAAGCGCAATCTGGACCGCAAATTGGTGGAGGGCTTTGAACCGGTGCGCGACATTGGCGAATCCCGCCCGTTGCGCCCCCATGGCCGCAGCAACAAACCGAAAAAGCCAAAAAAGCCGAGACCGACGGAAAGGCTGGCGGAACAAGGCAACTCTCGTGCGCCTAAAAATTCCGGCACAGCAGAACAGAAGAACAACCGACATAACCAGCGCCGCAAGGCTAGTGGTAACAGTACTGGCGGTGCTGCCGCCGACGGCACTGGCAAACCGTTTAGCAAACGGGGCAAACCCTCAGCAAAGCCAGGCAACAAACCGCCTGCAAAACCCAACAACAGTAGGAAACCCGCTTCCACTATCAAAGCAGGCCCCTATGCCAATCTGAAAAAATGA
- the dbpA gene encoding ATP-dependent RNA helicase DbpA, whose translation MSQGAFSSLKLKPELLENLTSLGYTAMTAIQAQSLPPILNNQDVIAQGKTGSGKTAAFSLGLLERLNVKRFRVQALVLCPTRELADQVANEIRKLARTIHNIKVLTLCGGMPIGPQIGSLEHGAHIVVGTPGRIEEHLRKATLNLEDVNTFVLDEADRMLDMGFQPAVDAIVDYMEGERQTLLFSATFPKQIESMAKRILVNPVRIKVESTHDDASIRQIFYRLESDEQRMTALRLILQQHEPESAVVFCNTKADTQSVADELNAYGYSVAALHGDLEQKHRDQTLVRFANKSAVVLVATDVAARGLDIDDVSMVLNYDIARETEVHVHRIGRTGRAGSTGLACTLFSEKEAHRVERLAHFLDQELIIKALPSLSLLDQPIKTSVMATLQIDGGKKQKIRPGDILGALTGEQGIDGKQVGKIQIFDQRAYVAVHRSVVKAALKKISEGKLKGRSFKVRQLR comes from the coding sequence TTGAGCCAGGGCGCTTTTTCGTCATTAAAATTAAAACCCGAATTGTTAGAGAACCTGACTTCACTCGGGTATACCGCCATGACTGCGATTCAGGCGCAAAGCCTGCCGCCGATTTTGAACAACCAGGATGTGATTGCCCAGGGCAAGACCGGCTCGGGCAAAACCGCAGCGTTCAGCCTGGGGCTGTTGGAACGGCTGAACGTAAAACGCTTCCGGGTGCAGGCCTTGGTGCTGTGCCCGACGCGAGAGCTTGCAGATCAGGTGGCGAATGAAATTCGTAAGCTGGCGCGCACCATTCATAACATTAAAGTTTTGACCCTTTGCGGCGGTATGCCGATAGGTCCTCAGATCGGCTCTCTGGAGCATGGAGCGCATATCGTGGTCGGTACTCCCGGTCGCATCGAAGAGCATTTGCGCAAAGCCACGTTGAACCTGGAGGATGTGAATACCTTTGTGCTGGATGAAGCTGACCGCATGCTGGATATGGGGTTTCAACCGGCAGTGGATGCCATTGTGGACTATATGGAAGGTGAGCGGCAGACATTGCTATTCAGTGCTACCTTTCCCAAGCAGATTGAATCTATGGCGAAGCGGATCCTGGTGAATCCGGTGCGGATAAAAGTGGAGTCCACTCACGACGATGCCAGTATTCGGCAGATTTTTTATCGCCTGGAAAGCGATGAGCAACGCATGACGGCGTTGCGTCTGATATTGCAGCAGCATGAGCCGGAGTCCGCGGTGGTGTTCTGTAACACCAAAGCGGATACGCAGTCGGTAGCCGACGAACTTAATGCCTACGGCTATAGTGTTGCGGCTTTGCATGGTGACCTGGAACAAAAACACCGTGATCAAACTCTGGTTCGATTTGCCAATAAAAGTGCTGTGGTGTTAGTGGCAACGGATGTGGCGGCACGGGGCCTGGATATTGACGATGTGTCCATGGTTCTCAATTACGATATTGCCCGTGAAACAGAAGTGCATGTGCATCGTATCGGTCGCACCGGGCGGGCCGGAAGCACCGGATTGGCGTGTACTCTGTTCAGTGAAAAAGAAGCGCATCGGGTGGAACGCTTAGCGCATTTTCTGGATCAGGAGCTGATTATTAAAGCGCTGCCGTCGCTGAGCTTGCTGGATCAGCCCATAAAAACGTCCGTAATGGCAACGTTGCAGATCGACGGTGGAAAAAAGCAAAAAATCCGCCCCGGCGATATTCTGGGTGCGCTGACCGGAGAGCAGGGGATAGATGGCAAGCAAGTGGGGAAAATACAGATCTTCGATCAGCGTGCTTATGTCGCCGTGCATCGCAGCGTGGTGAAAGCGGCCCTGAAAAAAATCAGCGAAGGAAAATTAAAGGGCCGTTCGTTTAAAGTGCGCCAACTGCGTTAG